CCTGGTGCCCAGATCCACGCCGCCGCGCACGCCGGCCCCGTACAGCAGGACCGGCACGTGCTCCCGCGAATGGTCGGTGCTGGGCGTGGTCGGGTCGTTGCCGTGGTCGGCGGTAATCACCAGCAGATCGTCGGGCCGCAGTCTGGGCAGCAACTGCGCCAGCCGGGCGTCGAACCGGTCCAGGTTCGCGCCGTATCCGGCGGTGTCGTTACGGTGACCGTACAGCGTGTCGAAGTCCACCAGGTTGGCGAAGATCAGCCCGCGGGCCTGCGTGGCCATCAACGCCTCGATGTAATCCACGCCCTCCGCGTCGCTCTTGGTCGGGTGAGACGCGGTCACGCCCTGGCCGGCGAACAGGTCAGCGATCTTCCCCACCGACGTGACCGGGTGTCCCGCGGCGACCAGGCGGTCCAGCAGGGTTTCCGCGACCGGCGGCATCGCGTAGTCGTGACGGTTCGACGTGCGCGCGAAGGAACCCGGCAGGCCGATGAACGGCCTGGCGATGACGCGGCCCAGGCCGAGTCCGCGCACTGCCAGGTCGTAGGCGGCGTCGCACCACTCGTACAACTGCGGCACCGGCACGATGCCCTCGTGCGCGGCGATCTGAAACACGCTGTCGGCCGAGGTGTAGACGATCGGATAGCCGGTCTCCATGTGCCGGGGACCGAGTTCGTCGATGATCGCCGTGCCGGAGGCCACCACGTTGCCAATCGACGGCCGCCCGATGCGCTGTTCGAACGCGTGGATCAACTCTGGTGAGAAGCCGTTGGGGAAGGTCGGGAAGGCGCGGTCGAGGACCACGCCCATCAGTTCCCAATGACCGGTGACGGAATCCTTACCGGCGGATCGCTCCGCCATGCGCCCGAAGGCCGCCGTCGGCGACGCCGGCGCGGCAATGCCGGCCAGCGGCAGCAACCGCGGCAGGCCCATCGCCGCCAGCGTCGGAATGCGCAGGGGGACCGCGGCGGCGATGTTGCCGAGGGTGTTGCTGCCCTGATCCTCGTACAGCGCGGCATCCGGCAATTCGCCGATGCCGACGCTGTCGAGAACGATGACGATGGCGCGCGCGAACACGCGTCAGGGATGGTGAGACGAGAAGTAATTCGGGACGCTGCGGGGCGTCCGGATCGTCGCGATGGCGTGCTTGAAGATCAGGTGATCCATCCCCGCGTGCTCGACGATCAAGGCAAAGCGGTCGAAGTTCTTGATGCGGGCTTCGAACTCGCGTCCATCGAGCAGGTGGACGGTGACGGGCAGTTTCTCGCGACGTGCATAGTTCAGGAAGACGTCCTGAATGTTCGGCGCGCCGGTCTTGGCTTCAGGTAGCGGCGACATTTTTCCCGTCCTTCAAAAGACCCCGCGCGGTCAGCTCGTTAATCACGCTGTCCTGCACTTCGGCGTTAGTGCCGGGGCCTTCAAACCAGACAAGGTTAGGCTCTTTTCGGAACCAGATCAACTGCCGGCGCGCGTATTTCCGGTTCTCTTGCGCAATTAGCGCGCGTGTCGCCGCCTCGTCGCGTTTGCCCTGCAGGTGCTCCATGGCCTGTCGGTACACGAGGCCCCCGAACGGCCGCGCCTCCGGCGGGACACCGGCGGCCAGCAGCGCGCGGATCTCGTCCAGCAGTCCTGCGTCGAACTGTGCATCGACCCGCCGGGCCAGTCGATCGGCGAGCCACTCCGCCGGCGCCCGAAGCCCGATCGGCATCACCTGCACTTCTGGGTCGAGCAGCGATAGGGTGTCTTCGAAGTGGGCGGTCAGCGGACGGCCGGTCTGGAAATACACTTCCAACGCCCGCACCAGCCGCTTCAGGTCGCGAGGCTGGATCCGCCGTCCCGATTCCGGATCCACCCGCGTCACCATCCGGTGCAGCGCTTCAACGCCGCGCTTCGCCGCAATGCCTTCCAGCCGGGCGCGCAATTCCGGATCCTTGCCTGGCCCGGGGAACAGGCCGCGCGTCAGCGCCCGGTAGTAGAAACCGGTACCGCCCACCAGGATGGGCACGCGTCCGCGGGCGTGGATGTCGCGGACCGCCGCCGCGGCATCGCGCGCAAACTGCGCCGCGGTGTATTCGTCGGTGGGATCGGCGATGTCGATCAGGTGGTGCGGGATGCCGCACCGCTCGGCCAGCGGCACCTTATCGGTGCCGATGTCGAACCCGCGATACACCGCGGTCGAATCGCAGTTGATGATCTCACCGCCGAACCATTCGGCCAGCGCGATGCCCAGGGCGCTCTTGCCGGTAGCCGTGGGTCCGAGAACTGCGATGAGTGGTTTCACGGAGTATCCGGCGCCCCATGAAGGGGCGCCCTACCAGCCTATTGGCCCGGAGGGTTTTCGTTGTAGAAGAAGGTGACCGTGAAGAACGCCTTGTCGTCCGGATACTCCGGCGGCAGCGGCGTGGTGGGGTTCGAGGCGAGCAGCGCGTTGACCGCCGCCGTGTTGAACGACTCGATTTCTGACGGGCGCAGCACCGTCACGTCGGTCAACTGGCCGTTCCGGTGCACGTTGAAGGTGATCACTACCCGGCCGCGCATGGTCATGGCGGCATACGGCACGAACCAGTTGCGGCGGACCTGCGACACGAACCGCCGGATCCACGGCCCGAACTCGACGCCCTTGGTATCGAACTGCAGCGGGCCAAACTCCTGCGTCTGGCCCTTCTGGTTGTTGAACGAATCGTTCTGCACGTACTTCTGGAGGTTCTTCAGCGCTTCACCGAGAGACCCGCCGGCCGGCGGCTGCTGCTGCGGACGCTGCATCATCGCCATTTGGGGGTCGGTCCGCGGATCGGAGACCGGCGGGGTTTCGACGGCCGGGGCCGGCGGCGCCGGTTGCGGTGCGGGGCCCTCGCCGCGCATCTTCTCTTCAGCCGAGGCTTCCGTGCGTTCCGTCGAGTTACCGCGCGCGGCGGGCAACGGGTTGGTCATCTCCGGCACGCGCTCGGGCGTGCGCGCGCTGCGATCGACGTCCGACATCTCGGCGCGTTCCGGCTGCCGCGTCGGCGGCAGATCCATCTTCGGCTGCACGAAGACGAACGTCGGCTGGTTCTCCGGACGCTGTTGCGGCGGCGGAACGGCCTGCGCCTCTTGAGATCGATCAGGCCAGTACTGGGGCAGGAACAGCAGCACGAGGATCAGGGCGGTGTGGAAAATGATCGACACGGCGACGCCGTCGCGCCGGTTGATCGCCGACCCGACGGGTTCGATGTCGCGATAGCGATCGTCGAAGTCGAAGTGCATCAGTAGGTTACGCGATTATACATGGTGGATTTGGACTTGGGGCCTCGGGCTTGGGCTCCAGAATCGAGACCTCATGGTCAAGCCTCAGGTCTCAAGTCTCAAGCCGACGGTTTCGTCCCCGTATATAGATAGACGATACCGAACGCCAAAGGCCGGGAGCTCACCTGTGAAAATCCTGTGACAGTGAGGATGCGGGCGAATTCGTCGCCGAACTGGAAGGTGCCGACCGACTCAGGCAGGTAGGTATAGGCGGCGTTGTGCTGAGACACGGCGCGGCCGATGCGCGGCAGCACGTGGTTGAAGTACCAGAGATACAGCGGGCGCACCGCCGGAATCACGGGCAAGCCAAACTCGAGGATGGCCAGCCGGCCGCCGGGCCGCAGCACCCTCAACAACTCCTGGCAGGCCTCGGCCGGACGCTGCACGTTGCGAATGCCGAACGCGATGGTCGCGGCATCCACCGACGCGCCGGCGATCGGCAGCCCCATGGCGTCGCCGCGAATGAGGTGGACGCGGGCTCCCAGTCCCGCCTGCCGCACCTTCTCGAGGCCGTGCGTCAGCATCGCGCCCGAGAAGTCCACGCCGACCACGCGCGCGGCCCCGGCCGGCTTGCGCGCGGCGCCCAGCGCCACGTCCGCGGTCCCCGTGCACACATCGAGCAGCCGCTCGCGCCCGGTCAGCTTGAGGGTGGCAATCGCGCGGCGGCGCCAATAGCGATCGAGGCCGCCCGACAGCACGGTGTTCAGGAGGTCGTACCGCCCGGCAATGGCGTCGAACATGCCCGAGATCTTCTCGGGCGACTTGTCCACGTTAGCCGACATACAACGCCATGCCCATCGTCACGAAATACAAAATACCCACCCACCCGTTGAGATCGAACGCCCGCTTCACTTGCGACAAGTCATGCTCACTCACGAGCGACTGCTCGTAGGCCAGCAGCGCCGCGACCAGCGCGACGCCGCCCAGGTAAATAGGACCGAGCGGCAGCACCCGGGCCAGCGCCGCCATGCAGACGATGGTGGCGACGTGCATCACGCGCGAGATCAGGAGCGACCGCGCGATACCGAAGCGGACCGGAATGGAGTGGAGGCCGTGCGCGCGATCGAACGCCAGATCCTGGCACGCATACAGGATGTCGAATCCGCCGACCCACAGGCCGATCGCCAGCCCGAGCAGCCACGGCTCCCATCCCCCGCGCCCGCCGGCCGCCAGCCACCCGCCCACCGGCGCCACCGCCATGGCCAGGCCGAGGAACGCTTGCGTGTAAGAGGTGTAACGCTTCGCCACCGAATACCAGAACACGATGCCAAGCGCCACCGGCGACAACAGGCCACACAGCGGATTGAGGCGCGCGGAGGCGGCGATGAAGGCGGCCGACGAGACGCCGACGAAGATG
This genomic interval from Vicinamibacterales bacterium contains the following:
- a CDS encoding phosphopentomutase — protein: MFARAIVIVLDSVGIGELPDAALYEDQGSNTLGNIAAAVPLRIPTLAAMGLPRLLPLAGIAAPASPTAAFGRMAERSAGKDSVTGHWELMGVVLDRAFPTFPNGFSPELIHAFEQRIGRPSIGNVVASGTAIIDELGPRHMETGYPIVYTSADSVFQIAAHEGIVPVPQLYEWCDAAYDLAVRGLGLGRVIARPFIGLPGSFARTSNRHDYAMPPVAETLLDRLVAAGHPVTSVGKIADLFAGQGVTASHPTKSDAEGVDYIEALMATQARGLIFANLVDFDTLYGHRNDTAGYGANLDRFDARLAQLLPRLRPDDLLVITADHGNDPTTPSTDHSREHVPVLLYGAGVRGGVDLGTRTTFADLAQTLAEVFGVGPMAHGASFLRQILREHGPAQAGRHI
- the hfq gene encoding RNA chaperone Hfq, translated to MSPLPEAKTGAPNIQDVFLNYARREKLPVTVHLLDGREFEARIKNFDRFALIVEHAGMDHLIFKHAIATIRTPRSVPNYFSSHHP
- the miaA gene encoding tRNA (adenosine(37)-N6)-dimethylallyltransferase MiaA, translating into MKPLIAVLGPTATGKSALGIALAEWFGGEIINCDSTAVYRGFDIGTDKVPLAERCGIPHHLIDIADPTDEYTAAQFARDAAAAVRDIHARGRVPILVGGTGFYYRALTRGLFPGPGKDPELRARLEGIAAKRGVEALHRMVTRVDPESGRRIQPRDLKRLVRALEVYFQTGRPLTAHFEDTLSLLDPEVQVMPIGLRAPAEWLADRLARRVDAQFDAGLLDEIRALLAAGVPPEARPFGGLVYRQAMEHLQGKRDEAATRALIAQENRKYARRQLIWFRKEPNLVWFEGPGTNAEVQDSVINELTARGLLKDGKNVAAT
- a CDS encoding cell envelope integrity protein TolA, producing the protein MHFDFDDRYRDIEPVGSAINRRDGVAVSIIFHTALILVLLFLPQYWPDRSQEAQAVPPPQQRPENQPTFVFVQPKMDLPPTRQPERAEMSDVDRSARTPERVPEMTNPLPAARGNSTERTEASAEEKMRGEGPAPQPAPPAPAVETPPVSDPRTDPQMAMMQRPQQQPPAGGSLGEALKNLQKYVQNDSFNNQKGQTQEFGPLQFDTKGVEFGPWIRRFVSQVRRNWFVPYAAMTMRGRVVITFNVHRNGQLTDVTVLRPSEIESFNTAAVNALLASNPTTPLPPEYPDDKAFFTVTFFYNENPPGQ
- the ubiE gene encoding bifunctional demethylmenaquinone methyltransferase/2-methoxy-6-polyprenyl-1,4-benzoquinol methylase UbiE, with amino-acid sequence MSANVDKSPEKISGMFDAIAGRYDLLNTVLSGGLDRYWRRRAIATLKLTGRERLLDVCTGTADVALGAARKPAGAARVVGVDFSGAMLTHGLEKVRQAGLGARVHLIRGDAMGLPIAGASVDAATIAFGIRNVQRPAEACQELLRVLRPGGRLAILEFGLPVIPAVRPLYLWYFNHVLPRIGRAVSQHNAAYTYLPESVGTFQFGDEFARILTVTGFSQVSSRPLAFGIVYLYTGTKPSA
- a CDS encoding UbiA-like polyprenyltransferase, which produces MSKVATYLSFVRFSHSVFALPFALTGALLAWREAPFHWSQVLWVMVAMVSARSAAMGFNRLVDARLDALNPRTAMREIPRGAMSRGEATIFVGVSSAAFIAASARLNPLCGLLSPVALGIVFWYSVAKRYTSYTQAFLGLAMAVAPVGGWLAAGGRGGWEPWLLGLAIGLWVGGFDILYACQDLAFDRAHGLHSIPVRFGIARSLLISRVMHVATIVCMAALARVLPLGPIYLGGVALVAALLAYEQSLVSEHDLSQVKRAFDLNGWVGILYFVTMGMALYVG